In Vitis vinifera cultivar Pinot Noir 40024 chromosome 11, ASM3070453v1, a genomic segment contains:
- the LOC100256057 gene encoding serine/threonine-protein kinase VPS15 isoform X2, whose protein sequence is MGNKIARTTQASASEYYLHDLPSSYNLVLKEVLGRGRFFKSIQCKHDEGLVLVKVYFKRGDSIDLREYERRLFQIQGIFRALDHPHVWPFQFWIETDKAAYLLRQYFFNNLHDRLSTRPFLSLIEKKWLAFQLLCAVKQSHENGVCHGDIKCENVLVTSWNWLYLADFASFKPTYIPDDDPSDFSFFFDTGGRRLCYLAPERFYEPGGEMQVAQGAPLRPSMDIFAVGCVVAELFLEGQPLFELSQLLAYRRGQYDPSQHLEKIPDSGIRKMILHMIQLDPESRFSAESYLQNYASILFPSYFSPFLHNFYSCLNPLDSDTRVAVCQSLFHEIHKQMMSNASAEVTSAELSTPLNATGCKPSKQVVAKQKLNLTKNSSRKQENEKGLIHNQFELLGDINSLLKDVKQSNNYSGVKSVVEDAPNSSHQNSGKDSPGRLVETISNVFKKNDYPLLKKITMDDLNTLMSEYDSQSDTFGMPFLPLPQDCMSCEGMVLIASLLCSCIRNVKLPHLRRGAILLLKSCSLYIDDEDRLQRVLPYVIAMLSDPVAIVRCAALETLCDILPLVRDFPPSDAKIFPEYILPMLSMLPDDPEESVRICYARSISRLALTAYGFLIHSLSLSEAGVLDELNSQQKSLAPSTETSGRLQKTQLAQLRKSIAEVVQELVMGPKQTPNIRRALLQDIGNLCCFFGQRQSNDFLLPILPAFLNDRDEQLRAVFYGQIVYVCFFVGQRSVEEYLLPYIEQALSDATEAVIVNALDCLAVLCKSGFLRKRILLEMIAHAFPLLCYPSQWVRRSAVTFIAASSENLGAVDSYVFLAPVIRPFLRRQPASLASEKALLSCLKPPVSRQVFYEVLENARSSDMLERQRKIWYNSSVQPKQWETVDLHRRGAEELNLMKSLPDGQRALEAQNPVGNAAQQLELTQSNNSEARWRAVGSFMRNDSSTVDISDPLCSDKLQFSGFMTPQIGGVNSFICDKSSEGIPLYSFSMDKRAAGVPPAASDSSLQLNSLGTGSPSLTWMDPVSKSFNLANSFPAPKLVSGSFSFSNGSKQFYRVVHEPESRENDQTAYVNSKFQDMGISGTSKGSSITVEDSSSSTDITGLPSFARTSSIPDMGWRPRGVLVAHLQEHRSAVNDIAISTDHSFFVSASDDSTVKVWDSRKLEKDISFRSRLTYPLEGSRALCTAMLRNSAQVIVGACDGIIHMFSVDYISRGLGNVVEKYSGIADIKKKDVGEGAILSLLNYCADGSPSQMVMYSTQNCGIHLWDTRTNSNAWTLKAIPEEGYVSSLVTGPCGNWFVSGSSRGVLTLWDLRFLVPVNSWQYSLVCPIEEICLFVPPPNASVSTMARPLIYVAAGCNEVSLWNAENGSCHQVLRVANNESDAEMSDLPWALARPSSKSNSKPDIRRNVNPKYRVDELNEPASRLPGIRSLLPLPGGDLLTGGTDLKIRRWDHYSPDRSYCICGPTIKGVGNDDFFETKSSFGVQVVQETKRHPLVRLISAFFCFELCEMRYILGKLRSLCDLT, encoded by the exons ATGGGGAACAAGATCGCGCGAACGACGCAGGCGTCGGCCTCCGAGTACTACCTCCACGACCTCCCTTCCTCCTACAATTTAGTGCTCAAGGAGGTGCTAGGGCGAGGCCGCTTTTTCAAATCCATTCAGTGCAAGCACGATGAGGGATTGGTCCTCGTCAAGGTCTATTTCAAGCGTGGCGACTCTATCGATCTCAGGGAATACGAGCGTCGCCTCTTCCAAATCCAGGGGATCTTCCGCGCCCTTGACCACCCCCATGTCTGgccttttcag TTTTGGATTGAAACTGATAAAGCAGCTTATCTTTTGAGGCAATACTTCTTCAATAATCTTCATGATCGGTTGAGTACTCGACCTTTTCTCAGTCTCATTGAGAAGAAATGGTTGGCTTTTCAG TTACTCTGTGCAGTGAAACAGAGTCATGAGAATGGGGTTTGTCATG GTGATATTAAGTGTGAGAATGTGCTGGTTACGTCATGGAATTGGCTTTACCTTGCTGACTTTGCCTCATTTAAACCCACTTACATACCTGATGATGACCCATCggatttctcatttttctttgataCTGGAGGAAGAAGGCTTTGTTATCTCGCACCTGAG cGATTTTATGAGCCTGGAGGTGAGATGCAAGTAGCTCAAGGTGCACCTTTAAGGCCTTCTATGGACATATTTGCTGTAGG GTGTGTGGTTGCAGAACTTTTCCTTGAGGGTCAGCCATTGTTTGAACTATCCCAGCTACTGGCTTATCGCAGAGGGCAGTATGATCCTAGCCAACATCTGGAGaag ATCCCAGATTCTGGAATTCGCAAGATGATTCTTCATATGATTCAGCTGGACCCAGAGTCACGTTTTTCTGCTGAAAGCTATCTACAGAACTATGCATCCATTTTGTTCCCAAGCTACTTCTCACCATTTCTACACAATTTTTATTCCTGCTTGAATCCTCTTGATTCAGATACGAGG GTTGCAGTCTGCCAGAGTCTTTTCCATGAGATACACAAGCAAATGATGAGCAATGCATCAGCTGAGGTCACAAGTGCTGAGCTGAGCACACCTTTAAATGCCACAGGCTGCAAACCATCAAAACAGGTGGttgcaaaacaaaaattgaacttGACAAAGAACTCCTCGAGAAAACAAGAGAATGAGAAAGGCTTAATTCATAACCAGTTTGAACTCCTTGGTGATATCAATAGCCTACTCAAAGATGTAAAACAAAGTAATAATTATTCTGGTGTGAAGTCAGTAGTGGAGGATGCACCTAATTCTTCACACCAAAACTCTGGCAAAGATTCTCCTGGCAGGCTAGTTGAAACCATCTCCAATGTAttcaagaaaaatgattatCCCCTTCTCAAGAAGATTACAATGGATGATTTGAATACATTGATGTCTGAGTATGATAGCCAGTCAGATACTTTTGGCATGCCTTTCTTACCACTACCTCAGGATTGTATGAGCTGTGAAGGTATGGTTCTTATTGCCTCACTGCTCTGTTCCTGTATACGCAACGTCAAGTTGCCTCATTTGAGGAGGGGTGCGATACTTCTACTTAAATCTTGTTCCCTATATATTGATGATGAAGATCGCTTGCAGCGTGTGCTTCCTTATGTTATTGCAATGCTTTCTGATCCAGTAGCAATTGTGCGCTGTGCTGCCCTGGAGACTCTTTGTGACATTCTCCCTCTAGTTCGAGATTTTCCTCCTAGTGATGCTAAAATTTTTCCTGAATACATTCTTCCTATGCTTTCCATGCTTCCTGATGATCCAGAGGAAAGTGTGAGGATATGTTATGCTAGAAGTATATCTAGGCTGGCATTAACTGCTTATGGATTCTTGATCCACTCATTAAGCTTGAGCGAGGCAGGGGTGCTTGACGAATTGAATTCACAGCAGAAATCATTGGCACCATCCACTGAGACTTCTGGAAGGCTGCAGAAGACACAGCTTGCACAGTTGAGGAAGTCCATAGCCGAGGTTGTTCAAGAACTTGTAATGGGCCCAAAGCAAACGCCAAATATCAGGAGAGCCCTCCTGCAGGACATTGGCAACTTATGCTGCTTCTTTGGCCAGAGACAAAGTAATGACTTTCTGTTACCCATCCTTCCTGCTTTTCTAAATGACAGAGATGAGCAGCTAAGGGCAGTTTTCTATGGCCAGATTGTGTATGTTTGCTTCTTTGTGGGCCAAAGAAGTGTAGAGGAATACCTTTTACCTTATATTGAGCAGGCTCTAAGTGATGCAACGGAAGCTGTCATTGTCAATGCATTGGATTGCTTGGCTGTTCTGTGCAAAAGTGGTTTCTTGCGGAAGAGGATACTACTGGAGATGATAGCGCATGCCTTTCCATTGTTATGTTATCCTAGTCAATGGGTAAGAAGGTCAGCTGTCACCTTCATTGCTGCTAGTAGTGAAAACTTAGGTGCTGTGGATTCATATGTTTTCCTTGCTCCAGTGATACGCCCTTTCCTCCGCAGGCAACCAGCATCTCTGGCTTCAGAGAAGGCTCTTCTTTCATGTCTTAAGCCCCCTGTCTCAAGACAGGTATTTTATGAAGTTTTAGAGAATGCCAGGAGCTCAGATATGTTGGAGAGACAGAGAAAGATATGGTACAATTCATCGGTACAACCTAAACAATGGGAAACTGTTGATTTACACAGGAGAGGGGCagaggaattaaatttaatgaaaagCTTGCCTGATGGACAACGAGCTCTCGAGGCTCAAAACCCTGTTGGCAATGCAGCACAACAGCTGGAGCTGACTCAATCCAACAATAGTGAGGCTAGGTGGAGAGCAGTGGGAAGTTTTATGCGCAATGATTCTAGCACTGTTGACATCTCTGATCCTCTGTGCTCAGATAAGCTACAATTCTCCGGTTTTATGACTCCACAGATTGGGGGTGTGAACAGCTTCATTTGTGATAAATCATCTGAAGGCATACCTTTATACTCCTTTAGCATGGACAAACGGGCAGCTGGGGTTCCTCCGGCAGCATCCGATTCATCATTACAGTTGAACTCCCTAGGAACTGGTTCACCATCCTTGACTTGGATGGACCCAGTAAGTAAATCATTTAACTTGGCTAATTCATTTCCTGCACCAAAGCTTGTTTCAGGGTCATTCAGCTTCAGTAATGGTTCTAAACAGTTCTACAGAGTGGTACATGAACCGGAAAGCAGGGAAAATGACCAAACAGCCTATGTCAACAGCAAGTTTCAAGATATGGGAATATCTGGAACATCGAAAGGAAGTTCTATTACGGTTGAGgattcttcctcttcaactgATATAACAGGATTGCCATCTTTTGCACGAACATCATCGATTCCAGATATGGGGTGGAGGCCACGCGGGGTTTTGGTTGCCCACCTACAGGAGCATCGTTCTGCTGTCAATGACATTGCCATTTCAACTGACCACAGTTTTTTTGTGAGTGCATCTGATGACTCCACTGTCAAGGTGTGGGATTCAAGAAAATTGGAAAAGGACATCTCATTTAGGTCAAGGCTAACTTATCCTCTAGAGGGAAGCCGAGCACTGTGTACTGCAATGCTCCGGAATTCTGCTCAAGTCATTGTTGGAGCATGTGATGGCATCATACATATGTTCTCTGTTGATTACATTTCCAGAGGACTTGGAAATGTTGTTGAGAAATATTCAGGTATTGCTGATATTAAAAAGAAGGACGTTGGGGAGGGGGCCATCCTCAGCCTTTTGAACTACTGTGCTGATGGCTCTCCTAGTCAAATGGTTATGTACAGCACCCAAAATTGTGGTATCCATTTGTGGGATACAAGGACAAATTCAAATGCGTGGACATTGAAAGCAATTCCTGAGGAAGGTTATGTGTCTTCTCTGGTAACTGGTCCATGTGGGAATTGGTTTGTATCAGGGTCTTCAAGGGGTGTGCTTACACTTTGGGATCTGAGGTTCCTGGTACCTGTTAACTCCTGGCAGTATTCTCTTGTATGCCCCATAGAGGAAATATGCCTTTTTGTTCCTCCTCCAAATGCTTCTGTATCTACTATGGCAAGACCTCTAATTTATGTCGCTGCGGGTTGCAATGAAGTATCTCTTTGGAATGCTGAGAACGGTAGCTGCCACCAG GTACTAAGGGTAGCAAATAATGAAAGTGATGCTGAAATGTCTGACCTACCTTGGGCCTTGGCCAGACCATCCAGTAAGTCAAATTCTAAACCAGATATAAGACGGAATGTCAATCCTAAGTACAGAGTTGATGAGCTGAATGAACCTGCTTCCCGTCTTCCTGGCATCCGATCTTTGCTTCCATTACCTGGGGGTGATTTGTTAACTGGGGGTACTGACTTGAAGATACGTCGATGGGACCATTACAG CCCTGACCGAAGTTACTGTATTTGTGGACCAACCATAAAGGGAGTTGGAAATGATGATTTCTTTGAAACGAAATCTAGTTTTGGGGTGCAAGTGGTGCAG GAGACAAAGAGACATCCTCTTGTAAGATTAATTTCAGCATTTTTCTGTTTTGAGCTTTGTGAAATGAGATATATCTTAGGGAAACTGAGAAGTCTTTGTGATTTGACATAG
- the LOC100256057 gene encoding serine/threonine-protein kinase VPS15 isoform X1, giving the protein MGNKIARTTQASASEYYLHDLPSSYNLVLKEVLGRGRFFKSIQCKHDEGLVLVKVYFKRGDSIDLREYERRLFQIQGIFRALDHPHVWPFQFWIETDKAAYLLRQYFFNNLHDRLSTRPFLSLIEKKWLAFQLLCAVKQSHENGVCHGDIKCENVLVTSWNWLYLADFASFKPTYIPDDDPSDFSFFFDTGGRRLCYLAPERFYEPGGEMQVAQGAPLRPSMDIFAVGCVVAELFLEGQPLFELSQLLAYRRGQYDPSQHLEKIPDSGIRKMILHMIQLDPESRFSAESYLQNYASILFPSYFSPFLHNFYSCLNPLDSDTRVAVCQSLFHEIHKQMMSNASAEVTSAELSTPLNATGCKPSKQVVAKQKLNLTKNSSRKQENEKGLIHNQFELLGDINSLLKDVKQSNNYSGVKSVVEDAPNSSHQNSGKDSPGRLVETISNVFKKNDYPLLKKITMDDLNTLMSEYDSQSDTFGMPFLPLPQDCMSCEGMVLIASLLCSCIRNVKLPHLRRGAILLLKSCSLYIDDEDRLQRVLPYVIAMLSDPVAIVRCAALETLCDILPLVRDFPPSDAKIFPEYILPMLSMLPDDPEESVRICYARSISRLALTAYGFLIHSLSLSEAGVLDELNSQQKSLAPSTETSGRLQKTQLAQLRKSIAEVVQELVMGPKQTPNIRRALLQDIGNLCCFFGQRQSNDFLLPILPAFLNDRDEQLRAVFYGQIVYVCFFVGQRSVEEYLLPYIEQALSDATEAVIVNALDCLAVLCKSGFLRKRILLEMIAHAFPLLCYPSQWVRRSAVTFIAASSENLGAVDSYVFLAPVIRPFLRRQPASLASEKALLSCLKPPVSRQVFYEVLENARSSDMLERQRKIWYNSSVQPKQWETVDLHRRGAEELNLMKSLPDGQRALEAQNPVGNAAQQLELTQSNNSEARWRAVGSFMRNDSSTVDISDPLCSDKLQFSGFMTPQIGGVNSFICDKSSEGIPLYSFSMDKRAAGVPPAASDSSLQLNSLGTGSPSLTWMDPVSKSFNLANSFPAPKLVSGSFSFSNGSKQFYRVVHEPESRENDQTAYVNSKFQDMGISGTSKGSSITVEDSSSSTDITGLPSFARTSSIPDMGWRPRGVLVAHLQEHRSAVNDIAISTDHSFFVSASDDSTVKVWDSRKLEKDISFRSRLTYPLEGSRALCTAMLRNSAQVIVGACDGIIHMFSVDYISRGLGNVVEKYSGIADIKKKDVGEGAILSLLNYCADGSPSQMVMYSTQNCGIHLWDTRTNSNAWTLKAIPEEGYVSSLVTGPCGNWFVSGSSRGVLTLWDLRFLVPVNSWQYSLVCPIEEICLFVPPPNASVSTMARPLIYVAAGCNEVSLWNAENGSCHQVLRVANNESDAEMSDLPWALARPSSKSNSKPDIRRNVNPKYRVDELNEPASRLPGIRSLLPLPGGDLLTGGTDLKIRRWDHYSPDRSYCICGPTIKGVGNDDFFETKSSFGVQVVQETKRRPLATKLTSKAVLAAAATDSAGCHRDSVLSLASVKLNQRLLISSSRDGAIKVWK; this is encoded by the exons ATGGGGAACAAGATCGCGCGAACGACGCAGGCGTCGGCCTCCGAGTACTACCTCCACGACCTCCCTTCCTCCTACAATTTAGTGCTCAAGGAGGTGCTAGGGCGAGGCCGCTTTTTCAAATCCATTCAGTGCAAGCACGATGAGGGATTGGTCCTCGTCAAGGTCTATTTCAAGCGTGGCGACTCTATCGATCTCAGGGAATACGAGCGTCGCCTCTTCCAAATCCAGGGGATCTTCCGCGCCCTTGACCACCCCCATGTCTGgccttttcag TTTTGGATTGAAACTGATAAAGCAGCTTATCTTTTGAGGCAATACTTCTTCAATAATCTTCATGATCGGTTGAGTACTCGACCTTTTCTCAGTCTCATTGAGAAGAAATGGTTGGCTTTTCAG TTACTCTGTGCAGTGAAACAGAGTCATGAGAATGGGGTTTGTCATG GTGATATTAAGTGTGAGAATGTGCTGGTTACGTCATGGAATTGGCTTTACCTTGCTGACTTTGCCTCATTTAAACCCACTTACATACCTGATGATGACCCATCggatttctcatttttctttgataCTGGAGGAAGAAGGCTTTGTTATCTCGCACCTGAG cGATTTTATGAGCCTGGAGGTGAGATGCAAGTAGCTCAAGGTGCACCTTTAAGGCCTTCTATGGACATATTTGCTGTAGG GTGTGTGGTTGCAGAACTTTTCCTTGAGGGTCAGCCATTGTTTGAACTATCCCAGCTACTGGCTTATCGCAGAGGGCAGTATGATCCTAGCCAACATCTGGAGaag ATCCCAGATTCTGGAATTCGCAAGATGATTCTTCATATGATTCAGCTGGACCCAGAGTCACGTTTTTCTGCTGAAAGCTATCTACAGAACTATGCATCCATTTTGTTCCCAAGCTACTTCTCACCATTTCTACACAATTTTTATTCCTGCTTGAATCCTCTTGATTCAGATACGAGG GTTGCAGTCTGCCAGAGTCTTTTCCATGAGATACACAAGCAAATGATGAGCAATGCATCAGCTGAGGTCACAAGTGCTGAGCTGAGCACACCTTTAAATGCCACAGGCTGCAAACCATCAAAACAGGTGGttgcaaaacaaaaattgaacttGACAAAGAACTCCTCGAGAAAACAAGAGAATGAGAAAGGCTTAATTCATAACCAGTTTGAACTCCTTGGTGATATCAATAGCCTACTCAAAGATGTAAAACAAAGTAATAATTATTCTGGTGTGAAGTCAGTAGTGGAGGATGCACCTAATTCTTCACACCAAAACTCTGGCAAAGATTCTCCTGGCAGGCTAGTTGAAACCATCTCCAATGTAttcaagaaaaatgattatCCCCTTCTCAAGAAGATTACAATGGATGATTTGAATACATTGATGTCTGAGTATGATAGCCAGTCAGATACTTTTGGCATGCCTTTCTTACCACTACCTCAGGATTGTATGAGCTGTGAAGGTATGGTTCTTATTGCCTCACTGCTCTGTTCCTGTATACGCAACGTCAAGTTGCCTCATTTGAGGAGGGGTGCGATACTTCTACTTAAATCTTGTTCCCTATATATTGATGATGAAGATCGCTTGCAGCGTGTGCTTCCTTATGTTATTGCAATGCTTTCTGATCCAGTAGCAATTGTGCGCTGTGCTGCCCTGGAGACTCTTTGTGACATTCTCCCTCTAGTTCGAGATTTTCCTCCTAGTGATGCTAAAATTTTTCCTGAATACATTCTTCCTATGCTTTCCATGCTTCCTGATGATCCAGAGGAAAGTGTGAGGATATGTTATGCTAGAAGTATATCTAGGCTGGCATTAACTGCTTATGGATTCTTGATCCACTCATTAAGCTTGAGCGAGGCAGGGGTGCTTGACGAATTGAATTCACAGCAGAAATCATTGGCACCATCCACTGAGACTTCTGGAAGGCTGCAGAAGACACAGCTTGCACAGTTGAGGAAGTCCATAGCCGAGGTTGTTCAAGAACTTGTAATGGGCCCAAAGCAAACGCCAAATATCAGGAGAGCCCTCCTGCAGGACATTGGCAACTTATGCTGCTTCTTTGGCCAGAGACAAAGTAATGACTTTCTGTTACCCATCCTTCCTGCTTTTCTAAATGACAGAGATGAGCAGCTAAGGGCAGTTTTCTATGGCCAGATTGTGTATGTTTGCTTCTTTGTGGGCCAAAGAAGTGTAGAGGAATACCTTTTACCTTATATTGAGCAGGCTCTAAGTGATGCAACGGAAGCTGTCATTGTCAATGCATTGGATTGCTTGGCTGTTCTGTGCAAAAGTGGTTTCTTGCGGAAGAGGATACTACTGGAGATGATAGCGCATGCCTTTCCATTGTTATGTTATCCTAGTCAATGGGTAAGAAGGTCAGCTGTCACCTTCATTGCTGCTAGTAGTGAAAACTTAGGTGCTGTGGATTCATATGTTTTCCTTGCTCCAGTGATACGCCCTTTCCTCCGCAGGCAACCAGCATCTCTGGCTTCAGAGAAGGCTCTTCTTTCATGTCTTAAGCCCCCTGTCTCAAGACAGGTATTTTATGAAGTTTTAGAGAATGCCAGGAGCTCAGATATGTTGGAGAGACAGAGAAAGATATGGTACAATTCATCGGTACAACCTAAACAATGGGAAACTGTTGATTTACACAGGAGAGGGGCagaggaattaaatttaatgaaaagCTTGCCTGATGGACAACGAGCTCTCGAGGCTCAAAACCCTGTTGGCAATGCAGCACAACAGCTGGAGCTGACTCAATCCAACAATAGTGAGGCTAGGTGGAGAGCAGTGGGAAGTTTTATGCGCAATGATTCTAGCACTGTTGACATCTCTGATCCTCTGTGCTCAGATAAGCTACAATTCTCCGGTTTTATGACTCCACAGATTGGGGGTGTGAACAGCTTCATTTGTGATAAATCATCTGAAGGCATACCTTTATACTCCTTTAGCATGGACAAACGGGCAGCTGGGGTTCCTCCGGCAGCATCCGATTCATCATTACAGTTGAACTCCCTAGGAACTGGTTCACCATCCTTGACTTGGATGGACCCAGTAAGTAAATCATTTAACTTGGCTAATTCATTTCCTGCACCAAAGCTTGTTTCAGGGTCATTCAGCTTCAGTAATGGTTCTAAACAGTTCTACAGAGTGGTACATGAACCGGAAAGCAGGGAAAATGACCAAACAGCCTATGTCAACAGCAAGTTTCAAGATATGGGAATATCTGGAACATCGAAAGGAAGTTCTATTACGGTTGAGgattcttcctcttcaactgATATAACAGGATTGCCATCTTTTGCACGAACATCATCGATTCCAGATATGGGGTGGAGGCCACGCGGGGTTTTGGTTGCCCACCTACAGGAGCATCGTTCTGCTGTCAATGACATTGCCATTTCAACTGACCACAGTTTTTTTGTGAGTGCATCTGATGACTCCACTGTCAAGGTGTGGGATTCAAGAAAATTGGAAAAGGACATCTCATTTAGGTCAAGGCTAACTTATCCTCTAGAGGGAAGCCGAGCACTGTGTACTGCAATGCTCCGGAATTCTGCTCAAGTCATTGTTGGAGCATGTGATGGCATCATACATATGTTCTCTGTTGATTACATTTCCAGAGGACTTGGAAATGTTGTTGAGAAATATTCAGGTATTGCTGATATTAAAAAGAAGGACGTTGGGGAGGGGGCCATCCTCAGCCTTTTGAACTACTGTGCTGATGGCTCTCCTAGTCAAATGGTTATGTACAGCACCCAAAATTGTGGTATCCATTTGTGGGATACAAGGACAAATTCAAATGCGTGGACATTGAAAGCAATTCCTGAGGAAGGTTATGTGTCTTCTCTGGTAACTGGTCCATGTGGGAATTGGTTTGTATCAGGGTCTTCAAGGGGTGTGCTTACACTTTGGGATCTGAGGTTCCTGGTACCTGTTAACTCCTGGCAGTATTCTCTTGTATGCCCCATAGAGGAAATATGCCTTTTTGTTCCTCCTCCAAATGCTTCTGTATCTACTATGGCAAGACCTCTAATTTATGTCGCTGCGGGTTGCAATGAAGTATCTCTTTGGAATGCTGAGAACGGTAGCTGCCACCAG GTACTAAGGGTAGCAAATAATGAAAGTGATGCTGAAATGTCTGACCTACCTTGGGCCTTGGCCAGACCATCCAGTAAGTCAAATTCTAAACCAGATATAAGACGGAATGTCAATCCTAAGTACAGAGTTGATGAGCTGAATGAACCTGCTTCCCGTCTTCCTGGCATCCGATCTTTGCTTCCATTACCTGGGGGTGATTTGTTAACTGGGGGTACTGACTTGAAGATACGTCGATGGGACCATTACAG CCCTGACCGAAGTTACTGTATTTGTGGACCAACCATAAAGGGAGTTGGAAATGATGATTTCTTTGAAACGAAATCTAGTTTTGGGGTGCAAGTGGTGCAG GAGACAAAGAGACGTCCTCTTGCAACTAAGTTGACATCAAAGGCAGTTCTTGCAGCTGCGGCCACTGATTCTGCTGGTTGTCACCGTGACTCTGTCCTCTCATTGGCATCTGTCAAGTTGAATCAGAGACTCTTGATATCAAGCAGTAGAGATGGGGCTATCAAGGTTTGGAAGTAG